A genomic segment from Variovorax paradoxus B4 encodes:
- a CDS encoding dihydroxy-acid dehydratase — protein MTTRPLRSNFPRGSYLWSVRNAHWRALGIPEEDCEKPKIAIVNSSSELAACFSHLDRVAVEVKAAIRAAGGVPFEIRTAAPSDFITGAGARGAYMLGARDLVTNDIEVAVEGAQLDGMVCLTSCDKTVPGQLMAAARLNIPTLLVPCGYQPSGEYQGRHMDIEEVFIGAMHAVTGHLPVEELVGMSREAIRGPGVCSGLGTANSMHIVCEALGMALPGSAPVAALSQKMMADVRAAGTRIVQMVWNDLKPRDILTPGAFANAVRAVLAIGGSLNTAKHLQAVSTEGECGVDVYGLFESLGPTTPVLAGVRPIGEHSIEAFEAAGGCRALMKQLAPLLDTGALTVTGGTVADNLRDAEVTQPEVIRPIDRPVAPHPAIVLLRGNLAPESGLIKTGIMERKVRSFTGPAVCFWTSDAAIAALKGGEILPGQVVVMRGAGACGGPAMGGGASRVVFAIDGAGLGDQVAILTDGHLSGLVCKGLVVAEVSPEAALGGPLGLVRDGDVITIDLDARRLDIALTDAELAARRADWQAPPPAFDTGWLQQYRRNVSPLSKGAVLVRTERPEPSG, from the coding sequence ATGACCACCCGCCCCCTGCGCAGCAACTTCCCGCGCGGTTCCTATCTCTGGTCGGTGCGCAACGCCCACTGGCGCGCGCTCGGCATCCCCGAGGAAGACTGCGAGAAGCCCAAGATCGCCATCGTCAACAGTTCGTCGGAACTCGCGGCGTGCTTCAGCCACCTCGACCGCGTGGCGGTGGAAGTGAAGGCCGCGATCCGCGCCGCGGGCGGCGTGCCGTTCGAGATCCGCACCGCCGCGCCCAGCGACTTCATCACCGGCGCCGGCGCGCGCGGCGCCTACATGCTCGGCGCGCGCGACCTCGTGACCAACGACATCGAGGTGGCCGTCGAAGGCGCGCAGCTCGACGGCATGGTGTGCCTCACCTCGTGCGACAAGACCGTGCCGGGCCAGCTCATGGCGGCCGCGCGCCTCAACATCCCGACGCTGCTGGTGCCCTGCGGCTACCAGCCCAGCGGCGAGTACCAGGGCCGGCACATGGACATCGAGGAAGTGTTCATCGGCGCGATGCATGCGGTCACGGGCCACCTGCCGGTGGAAGAACTCGTGGGCATGAGCCGCGAGGCGATCCGCGGGCCGGGCGTGTGCTCGGGCCTGGGCACGGCCAACTCGATGCACATCGTCTGCGAGGCGCTCGGCATGGCCTTGCCGGGCAGTGCGCCGGTGGCCGCGCTGAGCCAAAAGATGATGGCCGACGTGCGCGCCGCCGGCACGCGCATCGTGCAGATGGTGTGGAACGACCTCAAGCCGCGCGACATCCTCACGCCCGGCGCCTTTGCCAACGCGGTGCGCGCGGTGCTGGCCATCGGCGGTTCGCTCAACACGGCCAAGCACCTGCAGGCCGTGTCGACCGAAGGGGAGTGCGGCGTCGACGTGTACGGCCTGTTCGAAAGCCTCGGCCCGACGACGCCGGTGCTGGCCGGCGTGCGGCCGATCGGCGAGCACAGCATCGAGGCCTTCGAGGCAGCGGGCGGTTGCCGCGCTCTGATGAAGCAGCTCGCGCCGCTGCTCGACACCGGCGCGCTCACCGTCACGGGCGGCACCGTGGCCGACAACCTGCGCGATGCCGAGGTGACGCAGCCCGAGGTGATCCGCCCCATCGACCGCCCGGTCGCGCCGCATCCCGCCATCGTGCTGCTGCGCGGCAACCTCGCGCCCGAGTCGGGCCTCATCAAGACCGGCATCATGGAGCGCAAGGTGCGCAGCTTCACGGGACCGGCCGTGTGCTTCTGGACCTCGGACGCGGCCATCGCGGCGCTCAAGGGCGGTGAGATCTTGCCGGGCCAGGTGGTCGTGATGCGCGGCGCCGGCGCCTGCGGCGGTCCGGCCATGGGCGGCGGCGCCTCGCGCGTGGTCTTCGCGATCGACGGCGCGGGCCTGGGCGACCAGGTCGCGATCCTGACCGACGGGCATCTCTCGGGCCTGGTCTGCAAGGGGCTGGTGGTGGCCGAGGTGTCGCCCGAAGCCGCGCTCGGCGGGCCGCTCGGGCTGGTGCGCGATGGCGACGTGATCACCATCGACCTCGATGCACGCCGTCTCGACATCGCATTGACCGATGCGGAACTCGCTGCGCGCCGTGCCGACTGGCAGGCGCCCCCGCCGGCCTTCGATACCGGCTGGCTGCAGCAGTACCGGCGCAACGTGAGCCCGCTGTCGAAGGGCGCCGTGCTCGTGCGCACCGAACGACCCGAGCCCTCGGGCTAG